The following are encoded together in the Funiculus sociatus GB2-C1 genome:
- a CDS encoding NAD-dependent epimerase/dehydratase family protein: MTPKRILVTGASGCIGHYISESLIQNTEHELYLLVRNPNKLGIDYEARPGVTILHYDLREVERIGDLLKTMDVAVLAATAWGGSQEVFDVNVIKTIRLLNLLDPAVCKQVIYFSTASVLDRSNKPLKEASQLGTDYIRSKYDCLQRLSKLAIAPRITTLFPTLVLGGDTNKPYSHLSSGLPGVAKWIDMIRFFKADGSFHFIHARDIATVVQHLIDNPPKPGEPRQLVLGQEALTANQAVEEVCAYLDKKIYFRVPLTLSLADLLIVLFRIQMAPWDRFCLRYRNFTYQDPVNPTTFGLPNYCATFTDVLKISGVERKPPAIKGE, encoded by the coding sequence ATGACCCCGAAGCGGATTTTGGTGACTGGTGCGAGTGGCTGCATTGGTCACTACATTAGCGAAAGCCTGATTCAAAACACAGAACACGAGCTGTATCTGCTGGTCAGAAACCCAAATAAACTGGGAATTGACTACGAAGCAAGACCGGGCGTTACCATCCTGCATTATGACCTGCGAGAAGTTGAGCGAATAGGCGATTTGCTCAAGACAATGGATGTTGCAGTTTTGGCAGCTACCGCTTGGGGCGGGTCGCAAGAGGTGTTTGATGTTAACGTTATCAAAACCATCCGGTTGTTGAACCTGCTTGACCCAGCAGTGTGCAAACAAGTAATTTACTTTTCCACCGCTAGCGTCCTCGACCGTTCCAACAAACCACTCAAGGAAGCGTCACAACTGGGGACAGACTATATCCGTTCTAAGTATGACTGCTTGCAGCGGTTATCGAAACTAGCGATCGCACCCCGCATCACCACCCTGTTTCCCACCCTGGTACTGGGAGGAGATACCAACAAACCTTACTCCCACCTTTCCTCCGGTTTACCAGGAGTAGCAAAGTGGATAGACATGATTCGCTTTTTCAAAGCCGATGGCAGCTTCCACTTTATCCATGCGCGGGATATTGCAACTGTGGTGCAACACCTCATCGACAATCCCCCAAAACCTGGAGAACCACGACAGTTAGTTTTGGGACAGGAAGCGCTGACGGCAAATCAAGCCGTAGAGGAAGTCTGCGCCTATCTGGATAAAAAGATTTATTTCCGCGTGCCTTTGACTCTCTCACTTGCCGATTTATTGATTGTCTTGTTCCGCATTCAGATGGCACCTTGGGATCGATTTTGCTTGCGCTACCGTAATTTCACCTACCAAGATCCCGTAAATCCGACTACCTTTGGTCTGCCGAATTACTGCGCCACCTTCACCGACGTGCTGAAAATTAGCGGAGTCGAGAGAAAACCACCCGCAATTAAAGGCGAGTAG
- a CDS encoding B12-binding domain-containing radical SAM protein encodes MRVLLVYPLFPKTFWSYEKILELVNRKVLLPPLGLVTVAAILPQEWEFKLVDRNIRPVTDAEWEWADVVILSAMIVQKPDLLDQIREAKRRGKLVACGGPYPTSVPEEVQEAGIDFLILDEGEITLPMFVEAIERGEKSGIFRAINGEKPDVTTTPVPRFDLLEFDAYDSMSVQFSRGCPFQCEFCDIIVLYGRKPRTKTPAQLLAELEYLYQLGWRRGVFMVDDNFIGNKRNVKLFLKELKVWQAEHKYPFKFNTEASIDLAQDPELIELMVECYFDAVFLGIETPDEESLSMTKKFQNTRSSLAEAVEMITRAGLRPMAGFIIGFDGEKKGAGDRIVRFAELTAIPTTTFGMLQALPNTALWHRLEKEGRLVGKEGNLNQTTLMNFIPTRPVEDIAREYVEAFSDLYEPTRYLDRIYRCFLMLGAPKVKAPFKMPSLIDLKALSIVIWRQGFKRETRWKFWHHLFSIIKNNPAVWEHYLTLCAHNEHFMEYRQIVRDEIEAQLVEYLAPQPKQKTEVSEVKSKQEESLVSSH; translated from the coding sequence ATGAGAGTTTTATTAGTTTATCCTCTTTTTCCTAAAACATTTTGGTCTTACGAGAAAATTCTGGAATTAGTCAACCGTAAGGTTTTGCTACCGCCGTTGGGTTTAGTGACCGTGGCGGCAATCTTACCTCAAGAGTGGGAATTTAAACTGGTAGACCGAAATATTCGCCCTGTGACAGACGCAGAGTGGGAATGGGCAGATGTGGTAATTCTCTCCGCCATGATTGTCCAAAAGCCAGATTTACTTGACCAAATCCGGGAAGCGAAGCGGCGCGGTAAACTGGTTGCCTGTGGTGGCCCTTATCCAACTTCTGTACCAGAAGAAGTCCAAGAGGCGGGTATAGATTTCCTGATTTTAGATGAAGGGGAAATTACGCTGCCGATGTTTGTCGAAGCAATTGAGCGCGGCGAAAAATCGGGCATTTTCCGCGCCATCAATGGGGAAAAACCAGATGTCACGACAACTCCAGTTCCCCGCTTTGATTTGCTAGAATTTGATGCTTACGATTCGATGTCGGTGCAGTTTTCGCGAGGTTGTCCCTTCCAGTGCGAATTTTGCGACATCATTGTGCTATACGGTCGCAAACCCCGCACTAAAACCCCAGCGCAACTTTTGGCGGAGTTGGAGTACCTCTACCAACTGGGATGGCGGCGCGGTGTGTTTATGGTGGATGACAACTTCATTGGGAATAAGCGCAATGTCAAGTTATTTCTCAAGGAGTTGAAAGTCTGGCAAGCTGAACACAAATATCCTTTCAAATTTAATACGGAAGCTTCTATCGATTTGGCGCAAGATCCCGAATTGATAGAGCTGATGGTTGAGTGTTATTTTGATGCTGTGTTTCTGGGAATTGAAACGCCGGATGAGGAAAGTCTGTCGATGACGAAGAAATTCCAAAATACGCGCAGTTCCCTAGCTGAAGCTGTGGAAATGATTACACGCGCCGGATTGCGACCGATGGCTGGGTTTATTATTGGCTTTGATGGCGAGAAAAAAGGCGCAGGCGATCGCATTGTTCGATTTGCCGAATTGACTGCTATCCCTACCACAACTTTTGGAATGTTGCAAGCTCTCCCCAATACAGCGTTGTGGCACCGACTAGAGAAAGAAGGGCGACTGGTGGGCAAAGAAGGCAACCTCAACCAGACCACTTTGATGAATTTTATCCCGACGCGCCCTGTAGAAGACATCGCCAGAGAATATGTCGAGGCATTTAGTGATTTGTATGAACCCACTCGCTATCTGGATCGCATCTATCGCTGTTTCCTAATGTTAGGCGCACCAAAAGTAAAAGCCCCCTTCAAAATGCCCAGCCTGATAGATTTGAAGGCACTTTCGATTGTAATCTGGCGTCAGGGCTTCAAACGCGAGACTCGCTGGAAATTCTGGCATCATTTGTTTAGCATCATTAAGAACAACCCGGCAGTATGGGAACATTACCTCACCCTCTGCGCCCACAATGAGCATTTCATGGAGTATCGGCAAATTGTTCGCGACGAAATTGAGGCTCAATTAGTTGAATATCTAGCACCCCAGCCAAAACAGAAAACTGAAGTTTCTGAGGTGAAAAGTAAGCAAGAAGAGTCATTAGTTAGTAGCCATTAG
- a CDS encoding PEP-CTERM sorting domain-containing protein → MATLRETFSALTFSTICSVSLSTLMAPESVQAATLTKLTFDELPTQPVDDLSFKGVTFDFKVDGIDSTAATYNVVRTWDLSEIAGRPPGTLLYNLDLSPPVLATDAPGILTLDFTIPTAELMFDVASLVNYSPFPPMPTFTIELFNEALSSISIQQVLLDEDIIGIFPSPIRAAVLGKTFAYSGTSVKRAVIDFSNTGSVGFDNLTYQAATQTTPVPEPASVLGLLAFGALGATKVMKRKQINSAS, encoded by the coding sequence ATGGCTACCTTAAGAGAAACATTTTCAGCCTTAACCTTCAGCACAATCTGCTCAGTTTCTTTATCTACGCTGATGGCACCTGAAAGTGTGCAGGCTGCTACATTGACCAAATTAACTTTTGATGAGCTACCGACTCAACCAGTAGATGATTTAAGTTTTAAGGGAGTCACCTTTGATTTCAAGGTAGATGGAATAGACTCAACTGCTGCCACCTACAATGTTGTAAGAACTTGGGATCTATCAGAAATAGCAGGTCGCCCGCCAGGAACTCTACTCTATAACTTGGATTTATCACCCCCCGTCTTAGCAACCGATGCCCCTGGTATCCTTACACTTGACTTCACCATACCGACGGCAGAACTTATGTTCGACGTGGCAAGCCTAGTAAATTATTCTCCATTTCCGCCTATGCCTACATTTACTATTGAACTCTTTAATGAGGCGTTAAGTTCTATTAGCATCCAGCAGGTGCTTCTGGATGAAGACATAATCGGCATTTTCCCCTCTCCGATAAGAGCGGCTGTTCTGGGTAAAACTTTTGCCTACAGCGGAACTTCAGTAAAACGGGCAGTTATAGATTTCAGCAACACAGGTTCAGTTGGATTTGACAACTTGACTTATCAAGCTGCCACTCAAACCACTCCGGTTCCCGAACCTGCTTCAGTGTTGGGTTTATTAGCCTTTGGTGCTTTGGGTGCAACGAAAGTAATGAAGCGCAAGCAAATTAACTCCGCATCCTAG
- a CDS encoding UvrD-helicase domain-containing protein, with product MNDDNLISPDGTPQPSIAPVREEAMLRLRDGLREGQQSMADWRSGPLAVSAVPGAGKSTGMAVAAALAIAREQLHTRRYLVIVTFTRSAAANIKAKIRQCLREDLLLPQTGFIVHTLHGLALNIATRHPELSGLNLETATVVSPNQSHRLIRDCVERWISANHGRYGTLLEGIQFDGEETERLRRQAVLRTEVLPSIANTVIHEAKSSGLLPQDLWALARQTPDDYGILSVAAGLYEQYQALLRSRDLIDYDEMILGALRVLKNDSARQLWQNQVFAVFEDEAQDSSPLQSQLLEILATTDYPTALDSNPSDVSHLYNLNLVRVGDPNQAINSTFTPADPIYFRRFCEDCQHLNRLATMDQAGRSTPIVIAAANFVLDWVNQQSAAVNRQRTRDNKQPTAELPFRQQEIRSVDAGDPQTDANPSATGRGLEIYSPRDVYHTVELIGERVIELFGKTPNSRAAVLVRENRQARFVKEKLDYLERQHDIKVFEVGESDRHSRVPAEILAMLQFLDRPHSPDYLKAALEVLVKRELIPTQDLNALATFPEQFLYPGPLDPAQTPPVQQAARYCRSLLRARLELPQYQLPTFLALTLKYGQSELATADKLAERIAIATSGNSSMSATLEVLSEIVNSERFEPVETEDTDARYIRSGQVTIITMHKAKGLDWDYVFIPFLHEDSIPGSPWVPTAAQFLGDFTLAEVARAQIRAHLHGQVPPVAPLAWEQAGQLKAAEEFRLLYVAMTRAKRLLWMSASQKGPFRWNTFNWSHQDSLQEKKPCPVIPALKSQFPKSVVTLSRMRS from the coding sequence ATGAACGACGATAATCTAATTTCACCCGATGGTACACCCCAGCCGTCTATTGCACCTGTGCGGGAGGAGGCGATGCTGCGACTCCGCGATGGGCTGCGGGAAGGGCAGCAAAGTATGGCTGACTGGCGTTCTGGTCCGTTGGCGGTTTCTGCTGTCCCTGGCGCAGGTAAATCAACGGGGATGGCAGTAGCAGCTGCTTTAGCGATCGCTCGCGAACAGCTGCATACGCGACGCTATTTAGTCATCGTCACCTTTACCCGCTCTGCTGCTGCTAATATCAAAGCAAAAATTCGTCAGTGTCTCCGGGAAGATTTACTGCTACCACAAACAGGTTTTATTGTCCATACTTTACACGGTTTGGCGCTGAATATTGCTACTCGCCATCCAGAGTTATCGGGTTTGAATTTGGAAACGGCGACGGTGGTTTCTCCCAACCAAAGTCATCGGTTAATTCGAGACTGTGTAGAACGATGGATTTCTGCTAATCATGGGCGTTATGGGACGCTGCTAGAAGGCATTCAATTTGATGGGGAAGAAACTGAGCGGTTACGCCGTCAGGCAGTTTTACGGACTGAGGTGCTGCCTAGCATCGCCAACACAGTGATTCACGAAGCGAAAAGCTCTGGACTCTTGCCGCAAGATTTGTGGGCATTGGCAAGGCAGACACCGGATGATTATGGGATTTTGAGCGTAGCAGCTGGATTGTACGAGCAGTATCAAGCATTATTGCGATCGCGTGACTTAATTGACTACGACGAAATGATTTTAGGCGCACTGCGCGTACTGAAAAACGACAGCGCCCGCCAATTGTGGCAAAATCAAGTTTTTGCCGTCTTTGAAGACGAAGCCCAAGACTCCAGCCCCCTCCAAAGTCAGCTGTTAGAAATTCTCGCTACCACAGATTACCCAACCGCCTTAGATTCAAACCCCAGCGATGTATCCCATCTCTACAATCTTAATTTGGTGCGGGTGGGAGATCCTAACCAAGCCATCAACTCCACCTTCACCCCAGCCGACCCAATTTATTTCCGGCGGTTCTGCGAAGATTGTCAGCACCTCAACCGCTTGGCAACAATGGATCAAGCTGGTCGTAGTACCCCCATTGTCATCGCCGCCGCTAACTTTGTTTTAGACTGGGTGAATCAACAATCGGCAGCAGTCAACCGACAACGAACAAGGGACAACAAACAACCAACAGCCGAACTCCCCTTTCGTCAGCAAGAAATTCGCTCCGTTGATGCAGGCGATCCGCAAACTGATGCCAACCCTAGCGCCACAGGTCGGGGACTGGAAATTTATAGTCCCCGCGATGTTTATCATACAGTCGAGTTAATAGGAGAGCGAGTTATTGAATTATTTGGGAAAACCCCAAATAGTCGGGCAGCTGTTTTGGTGCGGGAAAATCGGCAAGCCCGATTTGTTAAAGAGAAACTAGATTATCTGGAACGTCAGCACGATATTAAAGTGTTCGAGGTAGGAGAAAGCGATCGCCACTCCCGCGTTCCTGCTGAAATCCTTGCCATGCTGCAATTTCTCGACCGCCCTCATTCCCCAGACTACTTAAAAGCCGCACTAGAAGTCCTCGTCAAACGCGAACTAATTCCCACCCAAGACCTGAACGCCCTCGCCACCTTTCCAGAGCAATTTCTCTATCCAGGCCCCCTCGACCCAGCACAGACACCACCAGTCCAGCAAGCGGCGCGTTACTGTCGCAGTTTACTTCGCGCCCGCCTAGAACTGCCGCAGTACCAACTGCCAACTTTCCTGGCGCTAACCTTAAAATACGGCCAATCCGAGCTAGCCACAGCAGATAAATTAGCAGAACGAATTGCGATCGCTACCTCTGGCAACAGTTCCATGAGCGCCACACTAGAGGTACTGAGCGAAATTGTAAACTCGGAACGATTTGAACCCGTAGAAACCGAAGACACAGACGCTCGTTATATCCGTTCCGGTCAAGTCACCATCATCACCATGCACAAAGCCAAAGGGCTAGATTGGGATTACGTGTTTATCCCGTTTTTGCACGAGGATAGCATTCCTGGTAGCCCTTGGGTGCCAACAGCTGCCCAGTTTTTGGGTGATTTTACCTTAGCAGAAGTAGCTAGGGCGCAAATTCGCGCCCATCTCCACGGTCAAGTACCGCCAGTAGCACCCCTCGCCTGGGAACAAGCAGGACAACTCAAAGCCGCAGAAGAATTCCGCCTCCTCTATGTAGCCATGACACGGGCAAAGCGCCTACTCTGGATGTCCGCCTCCCAAAAAGGCCCTTTCCGCTGGAACACCTTCAACTGGAGCCATCAAGACAGCTTACAGGAGAAAAAACCTTGCCCGGTTATACCCGCTTTGAAGAGTCAGTTTCCGAAATCGGTTGTCACCTTATCTAGGATGCGGAGTTAA
- a CDS encoding DUF7453 family protein encodes MKLHLSLPAALMGLCLGLLGTGEAQAASFNFTKIADTNSSFSSFSNSNPNDNFFGSPALNNTGTVAFYAALDVGGEGIFTSNGTTTTTVVDTNTTYGNPSGEPLFNSFSSLSINDAKTVAFSTGLRRSNTPIIFKGEDETNFELVVVAGFREAVFFPSINNAGNVAFLEEFTGVFVQTSIRISNGGSISTRSCGGVFCQPIAPGVFESISIPMLNDAGTVAFRGGVYQSDNESDIATGIFTGNDNPFGSEPIITTIADTSGIFRSFSLPSINNSGNVAFIAGLDTGSSGVFTGNGTTTTTIADSSGAFNSFFGTPSINDFGTVAFLAGLDVGGSGIFTGNNPLKDKVIVTGDTLFGSTVQELSFYREGLNNSGQVAFFASLANGTSGIFRADPIVVEPPKDVPEPAGLLGLWAVGVWSATSALKRKQKQPS; translated from the coding sequence ATGAAATTACACTTGAGCCTTCCAGCTGCATTGATGGGTTTGTGTCTGGGTTTGCTAGGAACTGGAGAAGCACAAGCTGCCAGTTTCAATTTTACAAAAATTGCTGACACCAACAGTTCTTTTAGCAGCTTTAGTAATAGTAACCCCAATGATAACTTCTTTGGTAGCCCTGCCCTTAATAATACAGGAACCGTCGCCTTTTATGCTGCACTAGATGTGGGTGGCGAAGGGATATTCACGAGCAACGGCACAACAACTACCACCGTTGTTGACACTAATACCACCTATGGCAATCCTAGCGGAGAGCCTCTATTTAATAGCTTTAGTTCCCTCTCCATTAATGACGCAAAAACCGTAGCCTTTTCTACCGGACTTCGTCGCTCTAATACTCCAATAATTTTTAAGGGTGAAGATGAAACCAACTTTGAATTGGTTGTGGTTGCTGGCTTCCGAGAGGCTGTTTTCTTCCCCTCCATCAATAACGCTGGAAATGTAGCTTTCTTAGAAGAGTTTACAGGGGTTTTCGTGCAAACCAGCATTCGCATAAGTAACGGAGGCTCTATTTCCACCCGTTCCTGCGGCGGCGTTTTTTGCCAGCCCATTGCACCTGGAGTCTTTGAAAGCATTAGCATTCCTATGCTCAACGATGCCGGAACCGTAGCCTTTAGAGGTGGCGTATATCAGTCTGATAATGAAAGTGATATAGCAACTGGAATTTTCACAGGCAACGATAACCCATTTGGCTCTGAGCCTATTATCACGACCATTGCTGACACTAGCGGCATTTTTAGGAGTTTTAGCCTTCCCTCCATTAATAATTCAGGCAATGTAGCCTTTATTGCGGGTCTAGATACGGGAAGTAGCGGAGTTTTTACGGGCAACGGCACGACAACGACCACCATTGCCGATAGCAGTGGCGCTTTTAACAGCTTTTTTGGTACTCCCTCAATTAATGATTTTGGAACAGTAGCTTTTTTGGCAGGCTTAGATGTGGGAGGAAGTGGCATTTTTACTGGAAACAATCCTCTCAAAGATAAGGTAATTGTTACTGGTGACACCCTATTTGGTTCGACAGTGCAAGAGTTAAGTTTTTACCGAGAAGGGTTGAATAATTCCGGTCAAGTGGCGTTTTTTGCCAGTCTTGCTAATGGCACTAGCGGAATTTTTCGCGCCGATCCAATAGTAGTTGAACCGCCAAAAGATGTTCCGGAGCCTGCTGGCTTGTTGGGGTTATGGGCGGTTGGTGTATGGAGTGCAACTTCAGCACTAAAGCGCAAACAGAAACAGCCTTCTTAA
- the hemE gene encoding uroporphyrinogen decarboxylase, protein MTVATQVPYLLRAARGEVLDRPPVWMMRQAGRYMKAYRDLRDKYPAFRDRSEKAELAIEISLQPFRAFEPDGVILFSDILTPLPGLGIPFDIIESRGPVIDPPIRSLEQIDKLHPLEPEESLPFIREILQTLRQEVGNKATVLGFVGAPWTLAAYAIEGKSSKDYTIIKSMAFTEPAMLHKFLSKLADSIATYVRYQIDCGAQVVQMFDSWAGQLSPQDYETFALPYQQQVVKQVKANHPDTPLILYINGSAGILERMAQSGVDIVSVDWTVDMAQARARLGSDMGVQGNMDPCALFGSKEFIRDRILDTIRKAGKKGHIMNLGHGVLPSTPEENVAFFFETAKSAKS, encoded by the coding sequence ATGACCGTTGCAACCCAAGTACCGTATCTGCTGCGGGCAGCTCGTGGAGAAGTTTTAGACCGTCCGCCAGTGTGGATGATGCGGCAGGCGGGTAGATATATGAAAGCTTATCGGGATTTAAGAGATAAGTATCCCGCGTTCCGCGATCGCTCTGAAAAAGCAGAACTCGCTATCGAAATCTCGCTACAACCGTTTCGCGCCTTTGAGCCAGACGGGGTAATTTTATTTTCCGATATCTTAACCCCCCTGCCGGGACTCGGCATTCCCTTTGATATCATCGAAAGTCGTGGCCCAGTAATCGATCCGCCCATCCGCTCTTTGGAGCAAATCGATAAACTGCATCCCCTGGAACCTGAGGAATCTCTGCCTTTCATCCGCGAAATTTTGCAAACTTTGCGTCAAGAAGTCGGAAATAAGGCAACTGTGCTAGGTTTTGTCGGTGCGCCTTGGACGCTGGCGGCGTATGCAATTGAAGGCAAAAGCTCGAAAGACTACACGATTATCAAGAGCATGGCTTTCACAGAACCAGCAATGCTGCATAAATTTTTGAGCAAATTAGCAGACTCGATTGCTACTTACGTCCGCTACCAAATCGACTGCGGCGCTCAAGTTGTTCAGATGTTCGACTCTTGGGCGGGGCAACTCAGTCCTCAAGACTACGAAACTTTTGCTTTACCATATCAACAGCAAGTTGTCAAGCAGGTGAAGGCAAATCATCCAGATACCCCACTGATCCTATACATTAATGGCAGTGCTGGGATACTCGAGCGCATGGCACAATCCGGCGTAGATATCGTCAGCGTAGACTGGACGGTGGATATGGCTCAAGCAAGGGCAAGACTTGGCTCAGATATGGGAGTGCAGGGAAATATGGACCCGTGCGCCTTATTTGGCTCGAAAGAGTTCATACGCGATCGCATTTTAGACACGATTCGCAAAGCCGGGAAAAAAGGTCATATCATGAACCTCGGTCACGGAGTTTTACCCAGCACCCCCGAAGAAAACGTGGCATTCTTCTTTGAAACTGCCAAATCAGCTAAGAGCTAA
- a CDS encoding S66 peptidase family protein codes for MNLCQLPPALQPGDLLRVIAPSGAMREVEAFEKGVEIWRSRGYQVKVDDNVSDRYGYLAGTDETRRRQLQKAWHDPECKGILCARGGYGSARLLEDWTWQAGDKQVPIPNPQSPIPNPKWLIGFSDVTGLLWSLSKEGIAGVHGPLLTTIAAEPEWSKQRLFDLVEGRSVEPLKGTAWGGGKVSGILLPANLTVATHFLNTPIQPELDGVILALEDVTEVPYRIDRLLTQWRLSGAFKKVRGIALGRFSRCEAPPNIPSLTIEEVLRDRLSLLNIPIVSDLPFGHDGCNAALPIGILGLLDADRGILSLRSQYEEVLLNGR; via the coding sequence ATGAATCTTTGCCAATTGCCACCAGCCCTACAACCAGGGGATTTGCTACGAGTAATTGCCCCCAGTGGTGCAATGCGTGAAGTTGAGGCGTTTGAAAAGGGTGTGGAGATATGGCGATCGCGTGGCTATCAAGTAAAAGTAGATGATAATGTGAGCGATCGCTATGGCTACCTTGCTGGAACAGATGAAACCCGTCGTCGCCAGTTGCAAAAAGCATGGCATGACCCAGAATGCAAAGGTATCCTCTGTGCTAGAGGTGGTTACGGTAGTGCCAGATTATTAGAAGATTGGACTTGGCAAGCCGGGGACAAGCAAGTCCCAATCCCCAATCCCCAATCCCCAATCCCCAATCCCAAGTGGTTAATCGGCTTTTCTGACGTTACAGGCTTGCTATGGAGTCTTAGCAAGGAGGGGATTGCAGGCGTTCATGGGCCACTGTTGACGACGATTGCAGCTGAGCCTGAGTGGTCAAAACAGCGACTATTTGATTTGGTGGAAGGGCGTTCTGTAGAACCGTTGAAAGGTACAGCTTGGGGTGGTGGTAAAGTGAGTGGCATTTTGCTACCAGCAAATCTGACAGTAGCGACGCATTTTTTAAACACACCGATACAACCTGAACTTGATGGCGTTATTTTGGCACTGGAAGATGTCACTGAAGTTCCTTACCGCATCGACAGATTGCTGACCCAATGGCGACTTTCTGGCGCTTTTAAGAAAGTTCGAGGAATTGCTTTGGGACGCTTTAGCCGATGCGAGGCTCCGCCTAATATTCCTAGTTTGACAATTGAGGAAGTTTTGCGCGATCGCTTGTCTCTTCTCAACATTCCGATTGTCTCCGATCTCCCTTTTGGTCACGATGGTTGCAACGCAGCTCTACCTATAGGAATACTCGGTTTACTAGACGCAGACAGAGGTATTTTAAGCTTACGATCCCAGTATGAAGAAGTTTTGCTTAATGGGAGATGA
- a CDS encoding glycosyltransferase family 39 protein — protein MNQSINFFLHYLALAAVIGVGAALRFWHLDLKPLWLDEVITALFSLGRTYDDVPLNVAFPLSTLEQIFTLNPEVTWSEIAQTLATQSTHPPLFFCLMHSWLSWLNSVDADALKSWVWAVRSLPAIFGVVAIAAIYWLGSVAFSRTTGLITAAIMAVSPFGVYLSQEARHYTLPVLLITLALLGLIQIQQNREKGISTQVLVCLAWGIFNSIGFYVHYFFILAFIAQLFALIFMQVTTLHGISPTSFNDGRGKTKNIRLLFLPLAFACLPFLFYLPWLQVLMAHFNRPETSWLPAPHNIAPLYQTLAGWLLMVVSLPVENQPLWIAVTNGVLMLLFGVWLLKYVIFDAFRVESKVITNTGRYWAILTFVIFSLWVLLQFFAVIYLLDKDITIAPRYNFVYYPAMCAILGAIFTIHLSKVKVKKATGYRNANGFFTFYFLVSFISCVFVVFNLTFQKPFNPQRVAQNMNIEPDAGLMVVVGYDSSQDVALGLSFALALDKIRTPNIGALELKRSLENENAYFAFLDRKTGYDKVWQNLSVIQTPLEKPLNLWVVAPGLKRRDYPQDLALSDKYTCNIEQTEHYRIGVPYQLYRCR, from the coding sequence ATGAATCAATCTATTAATTTCTTTTTACATTATTTAGCGCTGGCTGCGGTAATTGGTGTGGGAGCTGCTTTGCGGTTTTGGCATCTCGATCTAAAACCTCTTTGGTTAGATGAGGTAATTACGGCTTTATTTAGCTTAGGACGCACCTATGATGACGTACCGCTAAATGTGGCTTTTCCCCTCTCAACATTAGAGCAAATTTTTACCCTTAACCCAGAAGTCACATGGTCGGAAATTGCACAAACACTTGCTACTCAGTCTACCCATCCTCCCTTATTTTTTTGCTTGATGCACAGCTGGCTTTCCTGGTTAAATTCAGTTGATGCCGATGCTTTAAAGTCATGGGTGTGGGCTGTGCGATCGCTTCCAGCAATATTTGGAGTAGTTGCGATCGCGGCAATTTACTGGCTGGGTAGCGTCGCTTTCTCCAGAACCACTGGTTTAATTACCGCCGCCATAATGGCTGTTTCCCCTTTTGGAGTTTACCTTTCCCAAGAAGCAAGACACTATACTTTGCCAGTATTACTAATTACCTTAGCTCTTTTAGGATTAATTCAAATTCAGCAAAACCGGGAAAAAGGTATTTCAACACAAGTCCTTGTTTGTCTAGCCTGGGGAATATTTAACAGCATTGGTTTCTACGTCCACTACTTTTTTATCCTCGCTTTCATCGCCCAACTCTTCGCCCTCATTTTCATGCAAGTTACAACGCTTCATGGAATATCCCCAACTTCCTTTAACGATGGGCGCGGCAAAACTAAGAATATAAGACTTTTATTTTTACCTCTTGCCTTTGCTTGCTTGCCTTTTTTATTCTATCTGCCGTGGCTGCAAGTTTTAATGGCACATTTTAACCGTCCAGAAACCAGTTGGCTACCTGCTCCACATAATATTGCTCCCCTATACCAAACTCTTGCTGGTTGGCTGTTGATGGTAGTTTCTCTACCAGTAGAAAATCAACCCCTCTGGATTGCAGTTACAAATGGAGTGCTGATGCTTCTATTTGGTGTTTGGCTCTTAAAATACGTTATTTTTGATGCTTTCAGGGTAGAGTCAAAAGTCATTACTAATACAGGTCGTTATTGGGCAATTTTAACTTTTGTTATTTTCAGCCTATGGGTGCTGCTCCAATTCTTCGCTGTTATCTACCTTTTGGATAAAGATATCACTATTGCTCCTCGTTATAACTTTGTTTATTATCCAGCTATGTGCGCTATTTTGGGAGCTATTTTTACTATTCATCTGAGCAAAGTAAAAGTTAAAAAGGCAACAGGATATAGAAACGCGAATGGCTTCTTTACATTTTACTTTTTAGTTTCCTTTATAAGTTGTGTGTTTGTGGTTTTTAACCTAACCTTTCAAAAACCCTTCAACCCGCAGCGAGTCGCCCAGAACATGAACATAGAACCTGATGCTGGGTTGATGGTTGTGGTGGGATACGACAGTTCCCAGGATGTAGCGTTGGGATTAAGCTTTGCACTAGCACTCGATAAAATACGGACACCTAATATAGGCGCTTTAGAGTTGAAGCGATCGCTTGAAAATGAAAACGCATATTTTGCTTTCTTAGACAGAAAAACTGGTTATGATAAAGTTTGGCAAAATCTGTCTGTTATCCAAACTCCTTTAGAAAAACCGCTCAACTTGTGGGTAGTTGCCCCTGGACTCAAGCGGAGGGATTATCCCCAAGATTTAGCCCTTTCTGATAAATACACTTGTAACATTGAGCAAACTGAACATTATCGGATCGGGGTTCCGTATCAACTGTATCGGTGTCGTTAG